The following proteins come from a genomic window of Cronobacter muytjensii ATCC 51329:
- the fcl gene encoding GDP-L-fucose synthase codes for MKKQRIFVAGHCGMVGSAIVRQLEQRDDVELVLKGRDELNLLDSAAVNAFFADAALDQVYLAAAKVGGIVANNTYPADFIYENMMIESNIIHAAHLHNVNKLLFLGSSCIYPKLANQPIKESELLQGTLEPTNEPYAIAKIAGIKLCESYNRQHNRDYRSVMPTNLYGPHDNFHPSNSHVIPALLRRFHEATQENAADVVVWGSGTPMREFLHVDDMAAASIHVMELDREVWQENTEPMLSHINVGTGVDCTIRELAQTIAKVVGYKGRVVFDASKPDGTPRKLLDVNRLHSLGWYHEISLEAGLASTYQWFLENQHRFRG; via the coding sequence ATGAAAAAGCAACGTATTTTTGTGGCCGGCCACTGCGGGATGGTGGGGTCGGCCATCGTTCGCCAGCTTGAGCAGCGCGACGACGTCGAGCTGGTGCTCAAAGGGCGCGACGAGCTGAACCTGCTGGACAGCGCGGCGGTCAACGCGTTCTTCGCGGATGCCGCGCTTGACCAGGTTTACCTGGCGGCGGCGAAGGTGGGCGGCATTGTCGCCAACAACACCTATCCGGCGGACTTCATCTACGAAAATATGATGATTGAGAGCAACATCATTCACGCGGCGCATCTGCACAACGTGAACAAGCTGTTGTTCCTCGGATCGTCGTGCATCTACCCGAAACTGGCCAACCAGCCAATTAAAGAAAGCGAACTCCTGCAGGGGACGCTGGAGCCGACGAACGAGCCGTACGCTATCGCCAAAATCGCGGGCATCAAGCTGTGCGAGTCTTACAACCGCCAGCACAACCGCGACTACCGCTCGGTGATGCCGACCAACCTGTATGGTCCGCATGACAACTTCCACCCGAGCAACTCGCACGTTATCCCGGCGCTGCTGCGTCGCTTCCATGAAGCGACCCAGGAGAACGCGGCGGACGTAGTGGTGTGGGGCAGCGGTACGCCGATGCGCGAATTCCTGCATGTGGATGACATGGCGGCCGCCAGCATTCACGTGATGGAGCTCGACCGCGAAGTGTGGCAGGAGAACACCGAGCCGATGCTGTCGCACATTAACGTGGGCACCGGCGTCGACTGCACCATTCGCGAGCTGGCGCAGACCATCGCGAAAGTGGTGGGCTACAAAGGCCGCGTGGTGTTTGACGCGTCTAAACCGGACGGTACGCCGCGCAAATTGCTCGACGTTAATCGTCTGCACTCACTGGGCTGGTATCACGAGATCTCACTGGAAGCGGGCCTTGCCAGCACATACCAGTGGTTCCTTGAAAACCAGCATCGTTTCCGGGGGTAA
- the wcaF gene encoding colanic acid biosynthesis acetyltransferase WcaF — MQDLSGFSVPKGFRGGHPIKVQLWWAVQATLFAWSPQILYRWRAFLLRLFGARIGKGVVIRPSVQITYPWKLTIGDYAWVGDDAVLYTLGDITIGANAVVSQKCYLCTGSHDYMSPHFDITAEPIVIGEKAWLATDVFVAPGVTVGAGTVVGARSSVFKTLPANKICRGNPAQIVRDRVETQ, encoded by the coding sequence ATGCAGGATTTAAGCGGATTCTCGGTGCCGAAAGGTTTCCGGGGCGGGCACCCTATTAAGGTTCAGTTGTGGTGGGCGGTTCAGGCGACGCTTTTTGCCTGGTCTCCACAAATATTATATCGCTGGCGCGCCTTTTTATTACGGTTATTTGGCGCGCGTATTGGTAAAGGTGTGGTCATTCGCCCTTCGGTGCAAATTACATACCCCTGGAAATTAACTATCGGCGATTACGCCTGGGTCGGGGATGACGCGGTGCTCTACACGCTCGGGGACATCACTATCGGCGCCAACGCCGTGGTGTCGCAGAAATGCTACCTGTGCACCGGCAGCCACGACTATATGAGCCCGCATTTTGATATTACCGCCGAGCCGATTGTGATTGGCGAGAAGGCCTGGCTTGCGACGGATGTGTTTGTCGCACCGGGCGTCACTGTCGGCGCAGGCACGGTGGTTGGCGCACGCAGCAGCGTATTTAAGACGCTGCCGGCGAACAAGATCTGCCGTGGCAACCCGGCGCAGATTGTTCGTGACCGCGTAGAGACGCAATAA
- the wcaE gene encoding colanic acid biosynthesis glycosyltransferase WcaE, with amino-acid sequence MLLSVITVAWRNYEGVVKTWQSLAHLAQAPEIEFEWIVVDGGSNDGTAQFLEDLDGQYNLRFVSEKDNGIYDAMNKGIAMANGRFAIFLNSGDVFHPNVADVARQLAAAPANEDAMYIGDALLDFGDGNKIRRSAKSGWYIYHSLPASHQAIFFPVSGLKKYPYDLQYKVSSDYALTAKMYKSGYGFKKLKGLVSEFSMGGVSTSNNLELCQDAKKVQRNILRVPGILTELSYLLRMRTTGKAKALYNKA; translated from the coding sequence ATGCTTTTAAGTGTAATTACTGTCGCCTGGCGCAATTACGAAGGGGTGGTGAAGACCTGGCAGTCCCTGGCCCACCTGGCGCAGGCCCCGGAAATCGAGTTTGAATGGATTGTCGTGGACGGCGGCTCAAACGACGGCACGGCGCAGTTCCTGGAAGATCTCGACGGTCAGTACAACCTGCGTTTCGTCAGCGAAAAAGACAACGGCATTTACGATGCGATGAATAAAGGCATCGCTATGGCCAATGGTCGCTTTGCGATTTTTCTGAATTCCGGTGACGTATTTCATCCGAATGTGGCAGACGTAGCGCGCCAGCTGGCCGCTGCGCCTGCGAATGAAGACGCGATGTATATTGGCGACGCGCTGCTGGATTTTGGCGACGGCAATAAAATTCGCCGCAGCGCGAAAAGCGGCTGGTATATTTACCACAGCCTGCCTGCCAGCCATCAGGCCATTTTCTTCCCGGTTTCCGGGCTTAAAAAGTACCCCTACGATCTGCAATATAAAGTCTCATCCGATTACGCGTTAACCGCCAAAATGTATAAATCCGGCTACGGCTTTAAAAAGCTGAAAGGACTGGTGTCAGAATTCTCAATGGGCGGCGTGTCAACCTCGAATAATCTGGAATTATGTCAGGACGCTAAAAAAGTTCAGCGCAACATATTACGGGTTCCTGGAATATTAACAGAACTTTCTTATTTATTACGCATGCGTACGACCGGAAAAGCTAAGGCGCTGTATAACAAAGCATAA
- the wcaC gene encoding colanic acid biosynthesis glycosyltransferase WcaC, protein MNILQFNVRLAEGGAAGVALDLHQRALQKGMRSRFIYGYGKGGKKSVSHDNFPEVEKHTPRLTSIANIALFRFANQDLFGSLDGLYRRVTRTDGPVVLHFHVLHSYWLNLDKVVAFCQKLKAHKRDVNFVWTLHDHWSVTGRCAFLDGCEGWKTGCQKCPTLDNYPPVKVDRARSLVDSKRQRFRDMLALGCHFISPSQHVADAFNSLYGAGRCKIINNGIDVATEAILAELPLMAPGTGAPKIAVVAHDLRYDGKTNQRLVRDLVALGDKVEVHTFGKFSPFEGANVVNHGFLTDKRKLMNDLNQMDALLFTSRVDNYPLILCEALSIGVPVIATHSEAAQEVLHKSGGKTVDEGEALLLAQRGKAQIAEAVFGTTLEAFRARSREAYSGQQMLEEYVSFYQNL, encoded by the coding sequence ATGAATATTTTACAGTTTAATGTCCGCCTCGCAGAAGGCGGCGCAGCAGGCGTAGCGCTGGATCTTCACCAGCGCGCCCTGCAAAAAGGGATGCGCTCTCGTTTTATTTACGGCTATGGCAAGGGCGGCAAAAAAAGCGTCAGTCACGACAATTTCCCGGAAGTGGAAAAACATACGCCGCGTCTGACCTCCATTGCCAATATTGCGCTGTTCCGCTTTGCAAACCAGGATCTTTTCGGCTCGCTCGACGGGCTGTATCGCCGCGTCACCCGCACCGACGGGCCGGTGGTGCTGCATTTTCATGTACTGCACAGCTACTGGCTGAATCTCGATAAGGTGGTGGCGTTCTGCCAGAAGCTCAAAGCGCACAAGCGCGACGTTAATTTCGTCTGGACGCTGCACGACCACTGGAGCGTTACGGGCCGCTGCGCGTTTCTCGACGGCTGCGAAGGCTGGAAAACCGGCTGCCAGAAATGCCCGACGCTGGATAACTATCCGCCGGTCAAAGTCGACCGCGCGCGCAGCCTGGTCGACAGCAAACGCCAGCGTTTCCGCGATATGCTGGCGCTCGGCTGCCATTTTATTTCGCCAAGCCAGCATGTCGCCGACGCTTTCAACAGCCTCTACGGGGCCGGACGCTGCAAAATTATCAATAACGGCATCGATGTGGCGACGGAAGCGATCCTCGCCGAATTGCCGCTGATGGCGCCGGGCACCGGCGCGCCGAAAATCGCGGTGGTTGCGCACGATTTACGCTATGACGGCAAAACCAATCAGCGCCTGGTGCGCGATCTGGTGGCGCTCGGCGATAAAGTCGAAGTGCACACCTTCGGCAAGTTCTCGCCATTTGAGGGCGCCAACGTGGTGAACCACGGCTTCCTCACTGACAAGCGCAAACTGATGAACGATCTGAACCAGATGGACGCGCTGCTGTTTACCTCACGCGTCGACAACTACCCGCTTATCCTCTGCGAAGCGCTCTCGATTGGCGTGCCGGTTATCGCCACCCACAGCGAGGCGGCGCAGGAAGTACTGCATAAATCGGGCGGTAAAACAGTCGATGAGGGCGAGGCGCTGTTGCTTGCGCAGCGCGGCAAAGCGCAGATCGCCGAAGCGGTATTCGGCACCACGCTTGAGGCCTTCCGGGCGCGCAGCCGGGAAGCGTACAGCGGTCAACAGATGCTGGAGGAATATGTCTCGTTCTATCAGAATCTGTAG
- the cpsG gene encoding colanic acid biosynthesis phosphomannomutase CpsG, with amino-acid sequence MEKLTCFKAYDIRGRLGEELNDDIAWRIGRAYGEFLKPKTIVLGGDVRLTSESLKLSLAKGLQDAGVDVLDIGLSGTEEIYFATFHLGVDGGIEVTASHNPMDYNGMKLVREGARPISGDTGLRDVQRLAEANDFPPVNEAKRGSYKKIDLREAYIDHLLGYIDVNNLKPLKLVINSGNGAAGPVVDAIEARFKAQGVPVEFIKVHNTPDGNFPNGIPNPLLPECRDDTRNAVIEHGADMGIAFDGDFDRCFLFDETGQFIEGYYIVGLLAEAFLEKHPGAKIIHDPRLSWNTVDVVKAAGGVPVMSKTGHAFIKERMRQEDAIYGGEMSAHHYFRDFAYCDSGMIPWLLVTELLCLKGQSLGELVRDRMAAFPASGEINSKLAEPAVAIKRVEDHFAPQASETDHTDGISMAFGGWRFNLRSSNTEPVVRLNVESRGDTALMQAKTEEILALLNQ; translated from the coding sequence ATGGAAAAGTTAACGTGTTTTAAAGCCTACGACATTCGTGGGCGTCTGGGCGAAGAACTGAATGACGATATCGCATGGCGTATTGGCCGTGCCTATGGCGAGTTCCTGAAACCGAAAACTATCGTGCTGGGCGGCGACGTGCGCCTGACCAGCGAATCCCTGAAGCTTTCGCTGGCGAAAGGTCTGCAGGACGCGGGCGTGGACGTGCTGGATATCGGCCTGTCCGGCACCGAAGAGATCTACTTCGCCACCTTCCATCTGGGCGTGGATGGCGGCATTGAAGTGACCGCAAGCCACAACCCGATGGATTACAACGGCATGAAGCTGGTGCGCGAAGGCGCGCGCCCGATTAGCGGCGACACTGGCCTGCGCGACGTGCAGCGTCTCGCGGAAGCGAACGACTTCCCGCCGGTGAACGAGGCCAAACGCGGCAGCTACAAAAAAATCGACCTGCGCGAGGCGTACATCGACCACCTGCTGGGCTATATCGACGTTAACAACCTCAAGCCGCTGAAACTGGTGATTAACTCCGGCAACGGCGCGGCAGGCCCGGTGGTGGACGCCATAGAAGCGCGCTTTAAAGCACAGGGCGTGCCGGTTGAGTTCATTAAAGTTCATAACACCCCGGACGGCAACTTCCCGAACGGTATTCCTAACCCGCTGCTGCCGGAGTGCCGCGACGACACCCGTAACGCGGTGATTGAACACGGCGCGGACATGGGCATCGCGTTTGACGGCGATTTCGACCGCTGCTTCCTGTTTGATGAAACCGGGCAGTTTATCGAGGGCTACTACATTGTCGGTCTGCTGGCCGAAGCGTTCCTCGAAAAACATCCTGGCGCGAAAATCATCCATGACCCGCGTCTGTCCTGGAACACCGTGGACGTGGTGAAAGCCGCCGGCGGCGTGCCGGTGATGTCCAAAACCGGTCACGCGTTTATCAAAGAGCGTATGCGCCAGGAAGACGCCATCTACGGCGGCGAAATGAGCGCGCACCATTACTTCCGTGATTTCGCCTACTGCGACAGCGGCATGATCCCGTGGCTGCTGGTCACTGAACTGCTGTGCCTGAAAGGCCAGTCGCTGGGCGAGCTGGTACGCGACCGTATGGCGGCGTTCCCGGCGAGCGGCGAAATCAACAGCAAGCTGGCAGAGCCTGCCGTGGCGATTAAGCGCGTGGAAGATCACTTCGCGCCGCAGGCAAGCGAGACAGACCACACCGACGGCATCAGCATGGCGTTTGGCGGCTGGCGCTTTAACTTGCGTTCGTCCAACACCGAGCCGGTGGTGCGTCTCAATGTGGAGTCACGCGGCGATACGGCGCTGATGCAGGCGAAAACCGAAGAAATTCTGGCTCTGCTGAATCAGTAA
- the cpsB gene encoding mannose-1-phosphate guanyltransferase: protein MSQSKLFPVIMAGGSGSRLWPLSRVLYPKQFLCLKGDLTMLQTTVCRLNGVQCESPVVICNEQHRFIVAEQLRQLNKLTENIILEPAGRNTAPAIALAALAAKRNSPDTDPLMLVLAADHMIQDEDAFRSAVRAAMPFAESGKLVTFGIVPNLPETGYGYIRRGEVCNPEVAVDAVAFSVAQFVEKPDLETARSYVNSGEYYWNSGMFLFRAGRYLEELAKYRPDILDACEKAMGTVDPDLDFIRVDEEAFLACPEESIDYAVMEKTADAVVVPMDAGWSDVGSWSSLWEISNRSPEGNVHHGDVISHNTENSYVYAESGLVTTVGVKDLVVVQTKDAVLIADRNHVQDVKKVVEKIKADGRHEHHIHREVYRPWGKYDSIDQGDRYQVKRITVKPGEGLSLQMHHHRAEHWIVVAGTAKVTINDEVKLVGENESVYIPLGATHCLENPGKIPLDLIEVRSGTYLEEDDVIRFADRYGRV from the coding sequence ATGAGTCAGTCAAAACTCTTTCCGGTAATTATGGCAGGGGGCTCCGGCAGCCGTCTGTGGCCGCTTTCCCGCGTGCTTTACCCAAAACAGTTCCTCTGCCTGAAAGGGGATCTGACAATGCTTCAGACCACCGTCTGCCGCTTAAACGGCGTGCAGTGCGAAAGCCCGGTGGTTATCTGCAACGAACAGCATCGTTTTATCGTCGCCGAGCAGTTGCGCCAGCTGAACAAGCTCACCGAAAACATCATTCTTGAGCCTGCCGGACGCAATACCGCGCCGGCCATCGCTCTGGCGGCGCTGGCGGCGAAACGCAACAGCCCGGACACCGATCCGCTGATGCTGGTGCTGGCGGCCGATCACATGATTCAGGACGAAGACGCGTTTCGCAGCGCCGTGCGCGCCGCGATGCCGTTCGCTGAGAGCGGCAAGCTGGTGACCTTCGGCATCGTGCCGAATCTGCCGGAAACCGGCTACGGCTACATCCGCCGCGGCGAGGTGTGCAACCCGGAGGTGGCGGTTGACGCCGTCGCCTTCAGCGTGGCGCAGTTCGTAGAAAAACCGGATCTGGAGACCGCCCGCTCTTATGTCAACAGCGGCGAATATTACTGGAACAGCGGCATGTTCTTGTTCCGTGCCGGCCGTTATCTGGAAGAGCTGGCGAAATACCGCCCGGACATTCTGGATGCCTGTGAAAAAGCCATGGGCACGGTTGACCCCGATCTCGACTTTATCCGCGTTGATGAAGAAGCCTTCCTGGCCTGCCCGGAAGAGTCTATCGACTACGCCGTGATGGAAAAAACCGCCGACGCGGTCGTGGTGCCGATGGACGCGGGCTGGAGCGATGTCGGCTCCTGGTCATCGCTGTGGGAAATCTCCAACCGATCGCCGGAAGGCAACGTGCATCACGGCGACGTGATTTCGCACAACACCGAGAACAGCTACGTCTATGCCGAATCCGGTCTGGTGACGACCGTCGGCGTGAAAGATCTCGTCGTGGTGCAGACCAAAGACGCGGTGCTGATTGCCGACCGTAATCACGTTCAGGACGTGAAGAAAGTGGTCGAGAAGATCAAAGCCGATGGTCGCCATGAGCATCATATCCACCGCGAAGTGTACCGCCCGTGGGGCAAATATGACTCCATCGATCAGGGTGATCGCTACCAGGTGAAACGCATCACGGTGAAGCCGGGCGAGGGTCTGTCGTTGCAGATGCATCATCACCGCGCTGAACACTGGATTGTCGTGGCGGGTACCGCGAAGGTGACGATTAACGACGAGGTGAAACTGGTGGGCGAGAATGAGTCGGTCTACATCCCGCTCGGCGCCACCCACTGCCTGGAAAACCCCGGCAAGATCCCGCTGGATCTGATTGAAGTGCGCTCCGGCACGTATCTGGAAGAAGACGATGTGATTCGCTTCGCCGACCGTTACGGGCGGGTTTGA
- a CDS encoding GDP-mannose mannosyl hydrolase, with product MFLSQEDFATVVRSTPLISIDLIVENEQGEFLLGHRTNRPAQGFWFVPGGRVQKDEPLAQAFERLTQAELGKRFSMPEGEFYGVWQHFYDDNFSGTDFTTHYIVLGFRLRVNAEALNLPKEQHEAYRWQSPASIVASEDVHDNSRAYFMAERFAGVPGL from the coding sequence ATGTTTTTAAGTCAGGAAGATTTTGCCACCGTGGTGCGCTCCACGCCGCTTATCTCCATCGATCTGATTGTCGAAAACGAGCAGGGGGAGTTCCTGCTCGGTCATCGCACCAATCGTCCGGCGCAGGGCTTCTGGTTCGTGCCTGGCGGTCGGGTTCAGAAAGATGAGCCGCTGGCGCAGGCGTTTGAACGCCTGACGCAGGCGGAGCTTGGCAAACGCTTTTCGATGCCGGAAGGAGAGTTTTACGGCGTCTGGCAGCACTTCTATGACGACAACTTCTCCGGGACCGACTTCACGACCCATTACATCGTGCTGGGTTTCCGGCTGCGCGTAAACGCGGAGGCGCTCAACCTGCCCAAAGAGCAGCACGAAGCCTACCGCTGGCAGTCGCCCGCCTCGATCGTGGCAAGTGAAGATGTGCATGACAACAGCCGCGCCTACTTTATGGCTGAACGCTTTGCCGGAGTACCGGGCTTATGA
- the wcaD gene encoding colanic acid polymerase WcaD produces MSRSIRICSYLLLPFIYLVVNVKLAQLGESFPITIVTFLPVLLLLFVDKINLKKLMIALGIGAGLTLFNYLFGKSLDASKYVTSTMLFLYTVIIIGMTWSIRFKTISPRNYRKILRLFYLVVGFIVALAALEMAQIILTGGSSLMENISKFLIYSNSYVLNFIKFGGKRTTAMYFEPAFFALALISIWLSIKQFGIKTPKTDGMILLGIVLSGSFSGVMTFILFYLLEWAFQYLNKNAIRKKLPLAIVSLAVFIVGVVFAFPYIAERIGDLGTEGSSSYYRIIGPLVMVGYSLTNIDGVVRFGSLYEYVASFGIFNGADVGKTIDNGLYLLIIYFSWFAVLLTGWYLFRVGKMMINAFGNNQNFRVQLWLFTPVSLFFTGSIFSPEYAFLIVCPFILRKALNITDS; encoded by the coding sequence ATGTCTCGTTCTATCAGAATCTGTAGCTATCTGCTGCTGCCGTTCATCTATCTGGTGGTGAACGTCAAACTGGCGCAGCTCGGCGAGAGTTTCCCGATTACGATTGTGACGTTTTTGCCGGTGCTGCTGCTGTTGTTCGTAGACAAGATAAACCTGAAAAAGCTGATGATTGCGCTGGGCATCGGCGCGGGTCTGACGCTTTTCAACTATCTGTTCGGTAAGTCGCTCGACGCCAGTAAATATGTCACCTCGACGATGCTGTTTCTCTATACGGTCATCATTATCGGGATGACGTGGAGCATCCGCTTCAAGACCATCTCACCGCGTAACTACCGCAAAATCCTGCGGCTGTTTTACCTGGTGGTGGGCTTTATCGTCGCGCTGGCGGCGCTGGAGATGGCGCAGATTATCCTCACCGGCGGCAGCAGTCTGATGGAGAACATCTCGAAGTTCCTCATCTACAGCAACAGCTATGTACTCAATTTCATTAAGTTTGGCGGCAAACGCACCACGGCGATGTATTTCGAGCCGGCGTTCTTCGCTCTGGCGTTAATCTCAATTTGGCTCAGCATCAAACAGTTTGGTATCAAAACCCCAAAAACCGATGGTATGATTCTTTTAGGGATAGTCTTATCGGGTTCGTTTTCGGGCGTGATGACATTTATCCTGTTTTATTTGCTTGAGTGGGCGTTTCAGTATCTTAATAAAAACGCGATTCGTAAAAAGTTGCCGCTGGCAATTGTTTCCCTGGCTGTCTTTATCGTGGGCGTGGTGTTCGCCTTCCCGTATATCGCGGAGCGTATCGGTGATTTAGGCACAGAGGGTTCGTCATCCTATTATCGCATCATCGGACCGCTGGTCATGGTGGGATATTCGCTGACGAATATCGATGGTGTAGTGCGTTTTGGTTCGCTTTACGAATATGTCGCATCATTCGGAATTTTTAACGGTGCGGACGTCGGAAAAACAATAGACAATGGGCTCTACCTGCTAATCATTTATTTCTCATGGTTTGCAGTGTTACTCACCGGCTGGTATTTGTTCAGGGTCGGGAAAATGATGATTAACGCTTTTGGTAATAATCAGAATTTTCGCGTACAGCTGTGGTTATTTACACCTGTATCCCTGTTTTTTACCGGTTCGATTTTTAGCCCGGAATATGCGTTCTTAATTGTTTGTCCGTTTATTCTGCGTAAAGCGTTAAACATTACAGATTCCTGA
- the gmd gene encoding GDP-mannose 4,6-dehydratase yields MSKVALITGVTGQDGSYLAEFLLEKGYEVHGIKRRASSFNTERVDHIYQDPHSSNPKFHLHYGDLTDTSNLTRILQEVQPDEVYNLGAMSHVAVSFESPEYTADVDAMGTLRLLEAIRFLGLEKKTRFYQASTSELYGLVQEIPQKETTPFYPRSPYAVAKLYAYWITVNYRESYGMYACNGILFNHESPRRGETFVTRKITRAIANIAQGLESCLHLGNMDSLRDWGHAKDYVKMQWMMLQQEQPEDFVIATGVQYSVRQFVEMAAAQLGIKLRFEGKGVEEKGIVVSVTGHDAPGVKPGDVIVQVDPRYFRPAEVETLLGDPTKAHEKLGWKPEITLQEMVSEMVAKDLEAAKKHSLLKSHGYEVAIALES; encoded by the coding sequence ATGAGTAAAGTTGCTCTCATTACCGGCGTAACCGGACAAGATGGCTCCTATCTGGCTGAGTTTCTGCTTGAGAAAGGGTATGAAGTTCACGGTATCAAACGCCGCGCGTCTTCTTTCAATACCGAGCGTGTTGACCATATCTATCAGGATCCGCACAGCAGCAACCCGAAATTCCACCTGCACTATGGTGACCTGACGGATACCTCCAACCTGACCCGTATCCTGCAGGAAGTGCAGCCGGACGAAGTGTACAACCTGGGCGCGATGAGCCACGTAGCGGTCTCTTTCGAATCCCCGGAATACACCGCAGACGTAGACGCCATGGGCACCCTGCGCCTGCTGGAAGCGATTCGCTTCCTGGGTCTGGAGAAGAAAACCCGTTTTTATCAGGCGTCCACCTCTGAGCTGTACGGCCTGGTGCAGGAAATTCCGCAGAAAGAGACCACGCCGTTCTACCCGCGCTCTCCATACGCGGTCGCGAAACTGTACGCTTACTGGATCACCGTGAACTACCGTGAATCCTACGGCATGTACGCGTGCAACGGCATTCTGTTCAACCACGAATCTCCGCGTCGTGGCGAAACCTTCGTAACCCGCAAAATTACCCGCGCTATCGCCAACATCGCTCAGGGTCTGGAATCCTGCCTGCATCTGGGCAACATGGACTCCCTGCGTGACTGGGGCCATGCCAAAGACTACGTGAAAATGCAGTGGATGATGCTGCAGCAGGAGCAGCCGGAAGACTTCGTTATCGCAACGGGTGTGCAGTACTCCGTGCGCCAGTTCGTCGAAATGGCGGCCGCACAGCTGGGCATCAAACTGCGCTTTGAAGGCAAAGGCGTGGAAGAGAAAGGCATCGTAGTCTCCGTGACCGGTCACGACGCACCGGGCGTGAAGCCGGGCGACGTTATCGTTCAGGTTGACCCGCGTTACTTCCGTCCTGCTGAAGTGGAAACCCTGCTGGGCGACCCGACCAAAGCACACGAGAAACTGGGCTGGAAACCGGAAATCACGCTGCAGGAAATGGTCTCTGAAATGGTCGCGAAAGATCTCGAAGCCGCGAAGAAACACTCGCTGCTGAAATCTCACGGCTACGAGGTTGCCATCGCGCTGGAGTCCTGA
- the wcaI gene encoding colanic acid biosynthesis fucosyltransferase WcaI, with amino-acid sequence MKILVYGINYSPELTGIGKYTGEMVEWMARQGHEVRVITAPPYYPAWKVGENYSSWRWRKEQGAATVWRCPLYVPKQPSTLKRLIHLGSFAASSFFPLLAQRRWKPDRIIGVVPTLFCTPGMRLLAKLSGAKTVLHIQDYEVDAMLGLGMAGRGKGGKIARLASRFERSGLHNVDNVSTISRSMMNKAKEKGVPAERVIFFPNWSEVARFRDVKTEDVDALRRELGLPADKKIILYSGNIGEKQGLENAIEVAARFTDQPWIFAIVGQGGGKARLEKMVAERGLTNVRFFPLQPYEALPALLKMADCHLVIQKRGAADAVLPSKLTNILAVGGNAVITAESDTELGQLCIAEPGIAVCVEPESVDALAAGIESALALPKDNTVAREYAERTLEKENVLSQFIADIRG; translated from the coding sequence ATGAAAATCCTGGTTTACGGCATCAACTACTCGCCGGAGCTGACCGGTATCGGTAAGTACACCGGCGAGATGGTGGAATGGATGGCCCGTCAGGGCCATGAGGTGCGGGTCATTACCGCACCGCCATACTACCCGGCCTGGAAAGTGGGGGAGAACTACTCCTCCTGGCGCTGGCGCAAAGAGCAGGGCGCCGCCACGGTGTGGCGCTGCCCGCTTTATGTCCCGAAACAGCCTTCTACGTTAAAACGCCTGATCCATCTCGGCAGCTTTGCAGCCAGCTCGTTCTTCCCGCTGCTGGCCCAGCGTCGCTGGAAGCCGGATCGCATCATCGGCGTGGTGCCGACACTGTTTTGTACGCCGGGCATGCGCCTGCTGGCGAAGCTCTCCGGCGCGAAAACCGTGTTGCACATTCAGGATTACGAAGTGGACGCCATGCTCGGTCTTGGCATGGCGGGCCGCGGCAAGGGGGGCAAAATCGCCCGTCTCGCCAGCCGTTTTGAGCGCAGCGGTCTGCATAACGTCGATAACGTGTCGACCATTTCGCGCTCCATGATGAACAAAGCCAAAGAAAAAGGGGTCCCTGCGGAGCGCGTGATTTTCTTCCCGAACTGGTCCGAAGTGGCGCGGTTCCGGGATGTGAAAACCGAAGACGTCGACGCGCTGCGCCGCGAGCTGGGTCTGCCTGCGGATAAAAAAATCATCCTCTACTCCGGCAACATCGGGGAGAAACAGGGGCTGGAAAACGCCATTGAAGTGGCGGCCCGCTTTACCGACCAGCCGTGGATTTTCGCGATTGTCGGCCAGGGCGGCGGCAAAGCGCGCCTCGAAAAAATGGTCGCGGAGCGCGGGCTCACTAACGTGCGGTTCTTCCCGCTACAGCCTTATGAAGCGCTCCCGGCGCTGCTCAAGATGGCGGATTGCCATCTGGTGATTCAAAAGCGCGGCGCAGCCGACGCGGTTCTGCCGTCCAAGCTCACCAATATTCTGGCGGTGGGCGGCAATGCGGTTATCACGGCGGAGAGCGACACCGAGCTCGGACAGCTCTGTATCGCGGAGCCTGGCATCGCCGTCTGCGTGGAGCCAGAGTCGGTCGACGCGCTGGCGGCAGGGATCGAAAGCGCCCTGGCGCTGCCCAAAGACAACACGGTGGCACGTGAATATGCCGAACGCACGCTCGAAAAAGAGAACGTGTTAAGCCAATTTATCGCTGATATTCGGGGTTAA